In Capsicum annuum cultivar UCD-10X-F1 chromosome 11, UCD10Xv1.1, whole genome shotgun sequence, one genomic interval encodes:
- the LOC107848071 gene encoding putative ribosomal large subunit pseudouridine synthase SVR1, chloroplastic, translating into MFFSQEIKKIAILQWITRFEVCYHLPINLVACRWRSEELIFQDRVTVNGSVCKTPQTKVDPTRDVIYVNGNRLRKKLPSKVYLALNKPKGYICSSGEKER; encoded by the exons ATGTtcttttctcaagaaatcaaaaaGATCGCGATTCTTCAATGGATTACCAGATTTGAGGTTTGTTACCACTTACCTATCAACCTTG TGGCGTGTAGATGGAGGAGTGAAGAGCTGATTTTTCAAGACCGGGTTACTGTGAACGGGTCTGTTTGCAAGACTCCACAG ACTAAAGTTGATCCAACTAGGGATGTAATTTATGTCAACGGAAATCGTCTTCGTAAGAAACTGCCTTCGAAGGTCTATCTTGCACTAAACAAGCCTAAAGG GTACATATGCTCATCAGGGGAGAAAGAAA GATAA